A section of the Anabaena cylindrica PCC 7122 genome encodes:
- a CDS encoding phytase: protein MATNYTVRFSQFNASLNRNTEGQLVTDLSTSDNLQAQAVAEIIQRANPDILLINEFDYVASNPLQPVELLQQNYLGISQNGATPVNYPYAYIATSNTGIVSGFDLDNNGTVGGGNDAFGFGNFPGQFGMLLLSKYPIDTANVRTFQNFLWKDMPNSLLPNISTPGSDTPWYSPEEQEVLRLSSKSHWDVPIQINGKTVHVLVSHPTPPVFDGAEDRNGKRNHDEIRFWADYITPGKGDYIYDDGGTIGGLTAGSSFVIMGDQNADPFDGDSFDNAILQLLQNAGINTNYIPTSAGAPQQADLQGGANANHNGNPYFDTADFADGTPGNLRADYVLPSSDLQITNSAVFWPVDTDPTFAPVGTFPFPSSDHRLVFADVEVGATEAGNTVPDVEFLGQTTFVTGFIPSGEAGIVNGVETALGGLSGVTYDAAQGQFYAISDDRSQNAPARFYTFTTNPATIDSTGVTFTQVTPLKDTNGNFFATNSLDPEDIVVTNNNTVFISSEGEVNLNAGRVTDPFIKEFSLTTGQEIRSLPVPVKFLPVVEDTNGSGTINTGDTQLSGVRGNLAFESLTITPDQKTLFTATENALFQDGAIATLDNGSLSRIIQYNLVTGQPEKEYLYITDPIAEPPDPNSTGSIFNDNGLVDLLALDNRGTFLALERSFATGRGNTIKIYEVTLQGATDLSTINSLNSLSAEQLAAIQPTQKRLLLNLNDLDLPNSDGNHPTGVDNIEGIAFGPKLADGSQSIVLVSDNNFGATQFTQILTLSADLVPTATPTVETRPDLFDDEDPGQAEVDQNADADDPAIYVNAEDSANSLVLTAVKNAGVRVYDLSGNLLQTVNPGDIRYNNIDLQYGFQLGDEKIDIAVASDRNNDKLVIFKINPNSTNGNYLEDITDSNIGTIFQAAPFEPPYEPSSRSSYGLTMYRSPFTNDYYVFTGRRETGDIAQLKLIDLGNGQIGAERVRNFTVTPPTNFGDVDPQTEGMVADQETGYLYIGQENVGIWKFDAEPNGSNTGTLIDKVKDFGGSNLVADVEGLTIYYGANGTGYLLASSQGDNTFAAYTREGNNEFLGRFGIGNNGAIDSVQESDGADVINVPLGANFPYGLFVTQDGNNDPAKLVEDDGELVNVNSNFKFVPWENIANTLPDILKIDTTGYDPRNPVAQPLPVNGIASGDTTQTSTVLWAQSIFLGEVTFEYSTDPNFTTIAGTKTANVTDINLPVKVTVNGLTPNTNYYYRVTDSVGSNSIGKFSTAAALGQQTGLKFGVSGDWRGDLAPYPAVSNADDANLKFFLEFGDTIYADASSPAVKNPDGTEKEQVTTLEEYRLKQAEVYGKRYGQNTLGDLRASTSILATIDDHEVTDNFDGGEDLATANPDIQALFGATSGLQNDSPLYENGLQAFQEYNPINDQFYGQTGDNKTAGERKLYRYNTYGSDAATFVLDARSFRDAALPDVTDTSDATQVGNFLAASFDPSRTMLGKVQVDELKNDLLDAQNNGITWKFIMMPQPVQNIGVALAADRFEGYAAERTEILKFINDNNIDNVVFVTADFHGTLVNNLTYQLAPGQEQIATGAFEIITGSVAYDAPFGPTVANFFLPPDQKAIYDSLPVTNDVDSIVNDKDDFIKLVIDGGLAPLGYDPIGLNNNLAVADGLIDATLLQGDYVATHTYGWTQFDIDPVTQKLTVTTYGIEYYNREELEANPDEIINRQPQIVSQFEVNPTLLIEESNLVVGTPGADSLIAGINFDGVNDIVFTGAGNDQVDVPFGGILAGNNRIFTGSGADIVYVANHDRAFGSSSDDELDATDATDYRLSGGTGNDIFYLGADGRALGGDGDDQFYVQDGGSNLLSGAAGADQFWILTGDLPGTANTVLDFEIGTDVLGIGGQGAGFDFTDLTLSGNSIAVGSTTIAVLNGINTTSLTAANFAFL, encoded by the coding sequence ATGGCAACTAATTACACAGTTCGCTTTTCTCAGTTCAATGCTTCCCTCAATCGTAACACTGAGGGTCAGTTGGTAACAGATTTATCGACTTCTGATAACCTTCAAGCCCAAGCTGTAGCAGAAATCATCCAACGCGCTAACCCAGATATACTGCTGATTAATGAATTTGATTATGTAGCATCTAATCCTTTACAACCTGTAGAGTTATTACAGCAAAATTATTTAGGAATTAGTCAAAATGGTGCAACTCCTGTTAACTATCCTTACGCTTATATTGCGACTTCTAACACAGGTATTGTCTCTGGATTTGATTTAGACAATAATGGTACAGTCGGTGGCGGTAATGATGCCTTTGGTTTCGGTAATTTTCCCGGACAATTTGGGATGTTGCTGTTATCAAAATATCCCATTGATACTGCCAATGTTCGCACCTTCCAAAATTTCTTATGGAAGGATATGCCAAACTCTTTATTACCTAATATTTCTACTCCTGGTTCTGATACTCCTTGGTACTCCCCAGAAGAACAAGAAGTATTGCGTTTATCATCTAAGAGTCATTGGGATGTACCCATCCAAATTAATGGTAAGACAGTTCACGTTTTAGTCAGTCATCCTACACCCCCAGTATTTGATGGTGCGGAAGACAGAAACGGTAAACGCAACCATGATGAAATCAGATTTTGGGCAGATTACATTACCCCCGGTAAAGGTGATTATATCTATGATGATGGTGGAACAATAGGCGGTTTAACTGCTGGTTCTAGCTTTGTGATTATGGGTGATCAAAACGCTGATCCCTTTGATGGTGATAGTTTTGATAATGCCATTTTACAGCTTTTACAAAATGCTGGTATTAATACTAACTATATCCCTACCAGTGCCGGCGCTCCTCAACAAGCGGATTTACAAGGTGGTGCAAACGCTAACCACAATGGTAATCCTTATTTTGACACCGCAGACTTCGCTGATGGAACTCCCGGAAATCTGCGAGCAGATTATGTGTTACCATCATCAGATTTACAAATTACTAACTCAGCAGTATTCTGGCCTGTAGATACTGATCCAACTTTTGCACCTGTTGGTACTTTTCCTTTCCCCAGTTCTGACCATCGTTTAGTGTTTGCAGATGTGGAAGTTGGTGCGACTGAAGCAGGTAATACAGTTCCTGATGTCGAATTTTTAGGTCAGACAACTTTCGTTACAGGTTTTATTCCCAGTGGTGAAGCAGGAATAGTCAATGGTGTAGAGACTGCATTGGGTGGTTTGTCTGGTGTTACTTACGACGCGGCTCAAGGTCAATTTTACGCCATTTCTGATGATCGCTCTCAAAATGCACCTGCTCGTTTTTACACTTTCACCACCAACCCCGCAACTATTGATAGTACTGGAGTCACATTCACTCAAGTTACTCCGTTAAAAGATACAAATGGCAACTTTTTTGCCACAAATAGTCTTGACCCTGAAGATATAGTTGTCACCAACAACAATACTGTATTTATTTCTTCCGAAGGTGAAGTTAATCTCAATGCAGGTAGAGTTACCGATCCTTTCATCAAAGAGTTTAGCTTAACTACAGGGCAGGAAATTAGATCATTACCTGTACCTGTAAAATTTCTCCCAGTGGTAGAGGATACAAACGGTAGCGGTACTATCAATACTGGTGATACTCAACTTTCTGGAGTGCGTGGTAATTTAGCTTTTGAAAGTTTGACTATTACTCCAGATCAAAAAACCCTATTTACAGCAACAGAAAACGCGCTTTTCCAAGATGGTGCAATTGCTACTTTGGATAATGGTAGTTTATCTCGGATTATTCAATATAATTTGGTAACAGGTCAACCAGAAAAAGAATACCTTTACATCACAGATCCTATTGCCGAACCACCTGATCCTAACAGTACCGGATCTATCTTCAATGATAACGGATTGGTGGATTTATTAGCACTTGATAATCGGGGAACTTTCTTAGCTTTAGAACGTTCTTTTGCCACAGGTAGAGGGAACACCATCAAAATCTATGAAGTTACCCTCCAAGGTGCAACTGACCTTAGCACCATTAACTCTTTGAATAGTTTAAGTGCAGAACAACTAGCAGCTATTCAACCAACTCAGAAACGCCTACTGTTGAATTTAAATGATCTGGATTTACCCAACAGTGATGGTAATCATCCCACAGGTGTAGATAACATTGAAGGAATTGCTTTTGGTCCCAAATTAGCAGATGGTAGTCAATCTATTGTCCTAGTTAGTGATAATAATTTTGGTGCTACTCAATTCACCCAAATTTTAACATTGAGTGCAGATTTAGTACCAACTGCCACACCCACAGTTGAAACCCGTCCTGACTTATTTGATGATGAAGACCCAGGACAGGCTGAAGTAGATCAAAATGCAGATGCGGACGACCCAGCTATCTACGTCAATGCAGAAGATTCTGCGAATAGCTTAGTATTAACTGCGGTTAAAAATGCCGGAGTGCGGGTTTATGACTTGTCTGGGAATTTATTGCAAACAGTGAATCCAGGAGATATCCGTTACAATAACATCGACCTGCAATATGGTTTCCAACTAGGTGATGAAAAAATTGATATTGCAGTAGCGAGCGATCGCAATAATGATAAACTAGTAATCTTCAAAATCAACCCCAACTCTACCAACGGCAACTATTTAGAAGATATCACCGACAGCAATATCGGGACAATTTTCCAAGCTGCACCCTTTGAACCTCCCTACGAACCATCTTCTCGCAGTTCCTACGGACTCACAATGTACCGCAGTCCTTTTACCAATGATTACTATGTCTTCACAGGACGCAGAGAAACTGGAGATATAGCCCAGTTAAAATTAATCGACTTGGGTAATGGTCAAATCGGTGCAGAAAGAGTCCGAAACTTTACAGTTACTCCTCCCACTAACTTTGGTGATGTTGACCCCCAAACCGAAGGAATGGTTGCAGACCAAGAAACAGGTTATCTCTATATCGGTCAAGAAAACGTCGGTATCTGGAAATTTGATGCAGAACCCAACGGCAGCAACACAGGTACACTGATTGATAAAGTCAAAGATTTTGGTGGTAGTAATTTAGTAGCTGACGTAGAAGGTTTAACAATTTACTACGGTGCAAACGGCACAGGTTACTTACTCGCCTCCAGTCAAGGAGATAATACATTTGCAGCATATACCCGTGAAGGCAACAACGAATTTTTAGGGCGTTTTGGTATTGGTAACAACGGTGCAATTGATAGCGTCCAAGAATCAGACGGTGCAGATGTTATCAACGTCCCTCTTGGTGCTAACTTCCCCTATGGTTTATTTGTTACCCAAGATGGTAACAACGACCCAGCCAAATTAGTAGAAGATGATGGGGAACTAGTAAACGTCAATAGCAACTTCAAATTTGTCCCTTGGGAAAATATCGCTAATACCCTTCCCGATATCCTCAAAATTGACACTACCGGTTACGACCCCCGCAACCCCGTAGCCCAACCACTGCCTGTAAATGGTATAGCTAGTGGTGACACCACCCAAACTTCTACCGTTCTCTGGGCGCAAAGTATCTTCCTTGGTGAAGTCACATTTGAATATAGCACTGACCCCAATTTCACTACCATTGCGGGAACAAAAACAGCTAATGTGACTGACATCAATTTACCAGTCAAAGTCACAGTTAATGGTTTAACTCCCAACACCAACTACTACTATCGCGTTACTGATAGCGTTGGTTCAAACAGCATCGGTAAATTTAGTACAGCAGCCGCATTAGGTCAGCAAACTGGCTTGAAATTTGGTGTTTCTGGAGACTGGCGTGGCGACCTAGCACCCTATCCAGCAGTGAGTAATGCTGATGATGCTAACTTGAAATTCTTCTTAGAATTTGGTGATACAATTTACGCCGATGCCTCATCTCCCGCTGTCAAAAATCCCGATGGTACAGAAAAGGAACAAGTTACAACTTTAGAAGAATATCGCCTCAAACAAGCGGAAGTCTACGGTAAACGCTACGGACAAAATACTTTAGGCGATTTACGGGCTTCTACTTCTATCCTAGCCACAATTGATGACCACGAAGTTACTGATAATTTTGACGGTGGTGAAGATTTAGCGACAGCAAACCCAGATATACAAGCTTTATTTGGAGCAACTTCTGGCTTACAGAATGACTCACCATTGTATGAAAACGGTCTGCAAGCTTTCCAAGAATACAACCCCATTAATGACCAATTCTACGGGCAAACAGGGGATAATAAAACAGCAGGAGAACGAAAACTTTACCGTTACAATACCTACGGTAGCGATGCTGCAACTTTCGTTCTTGATGCTCGTTCCTTCCGTGATGCAGCATTACCAGATGTTACAGATACTTCTGATGCAACTCAAGTGGGAAATTTCCTTGCTGCTTCCTTTGATCCTAGTCGTACCATGTTAGGAAAAGTGCAAGTTGATGAGCTGAAAAATGATTTATTAGACGCACAAAATAATGGCATCACTTGGAAGTTTATTATGATGCCACAACCAGTACAAAATATTGGTGTGGCTCTCGCGGCTGATAGATTTGAAGGTTACGCTGCGGAACGGACAGAAATCCTCAAGTTCATCAATGACAACAATATTGATAACGTTGTTTTTGTCACTGCTGATTTTCACGGGACTTTAGTTAATAATCTCACCTATCAGTTAGCACCAGGTCAGGAACAAATCGCTACTGGTGCTTTTGAAATTATCACAGGTTCTGTTGCTTATGATGCTCCTTTTGGTCCAACTGTAGCTAATTTCTTCCTCCCTCCTGACCAAAAAGCAATTTATGATTCTCTCCCTGTCACTAATGATGTTGATAGTATCGTTAACGATAAAGATGATTTCATCAAGTTAGTCATAGATGGTGGTTTAGCTCCTTTGGGTTATGATCCCATTGGTTTAAATAACAATCTGGCTGTGGCTGATGGTTTGATTGATGCTACCTTGTTACAAGGTGATTATGTCGCTACCCACACCTATGGTTGGACTCAGTTTGATATTGATCCTGTAACTCAGAAATTGACTGTTACTACCTACGGGATTGAATATTACAACCGTGAGGAATTAGAAGCAAATCCTGATGAAATTATCAACCGTCAACCCCAAATTGTCAGCCAGTTTGAAGTTAATCCTACTCTATTAATTGAAGAATCTAACTTGGTTGTCGGGACTCCCGGTGCAGATAGCTTAATAGCTGGAATTAATTTTGATGGAGTGAACGACATCGTTTTCACTGGTGCAGGAAATGATCAAGTAGATGTCCCTTTTGGTGGAATTTTAGCTGGTAATAATCGCATCTTTACTGGTAGTGGTGCTGATATTGTTTATGTTGCTAATCATGACCGTGCTTTTGGTAGTAGTAGTGATGATGAACTCGATGCTACTGATGCCACCGACTACCGTCTTTCCGGTGGTACAGGTAACGATATCTTCTACTTAGGTGCAGACGGTCGCGCTTTAGGTGGTGACGGTGATGATCAATTCTATGTCCAAGATGGTGGTAGTAATTTGCTATCTGGTGCTGCTGGTGCTGACCAATTCTGGATTCTGACCGGCGATTTACCTGGTACGGCTAACACTGTTCTCGACTTTGAAATCGGTACTGATGTCTTAGGTATTGGCGGTCAAGGTGCAGGTTTTGACTTTACAGACTTGACCCTGAGTGGTAATAGTATTGCTGTGGGTAGTACAACTATTGCAGTTCTCAATGGAATTAATACCACTAGCTTGACTGCTGCTAATTTCGCCTTCTTGTAA